In Panacibacter microcysteis, the genomic stretch AAATATGAATTGCCCGATATAGCACACACTTTTAAAAAAGGTCACCGCTTAATGATACAAATCCAAAGCAGCTGGTTTCCTTTGGTTGACAGAAACCCCCAGCAATTCATAAATATTTATAAAGCAACAGCTGCAGATTTTATCACAAGTGATATCACTATTTATCACAATACGCAGTATGCATCCAGGATCGTTTTACCCGTATTAAAATAATCCACTCATGAAAAAACTTTTCGTTTCTTTTGGTATTCTTTTGTCCGTTTGTGGTTTTACACAGCAGTCTGTTAACATTATTCCTGCACCACAAAAAGCTGAATTAAAAGCAGGCACATTTGCATTGTCGCCTGCCACCAAAATCGTTCTGATCTCTACAGATGTGCAGCGCAGCGCTGCTTTTTTAAACAATTATCTTGGCAAATTTTACGACACACGCCTTCCTTTTGTAATACAGGCAAAAGCAGTAAAAGATGATCCTGAGTGGCAAAATGTGATCGTGTTGAACCTCAACAAATCAGCCAGCGGCATTACAGGTGCATATACTTTATCGGTAGACAATAACAAAGTGTACATTGAAAGCGCCAATGAAGAAGGCATATTTTATGGCATACAATCTCTGATACAATTACTGCCTTTAAAAAAAGAAAAGAAAGGAATCATGCCTGTTGCACAATGCGAAATTTCAGACGCACCGCGTTTTGCATACCGTGGTATGATGCTCGACTGCGGCCGCCATTTTATGCCGGCCGCATTTGTAAAACAGTATATTGATTTTCTTGCATTGCATAAAATGAACACCATGCACTGGCATTTAACAGAAGACCAGGGCTGGCGTATCGAAATAAAAAAATATCCAAAACTTACAGCAGTAGGCAGTTGCAGAAACGGTACTATTATTGGTCACCATCCTGGTACGGCAAATGACAATAAAAAAGATTGTGGCTACTATACACAGGAGCAAATAAAAGACATTGTGAAATATGCTGCCGAACGCTACATCACCATCATTCCCGAAATTGAAATGCCCGGCCATGCTTCTGCTGCTATCGCCGCATATCCTGAGCTGAGCTGCTTTCCGGGTGAAAACACACCCGTGGCACAAGGTGTACAATGGAGTGGCGATACTACCGGCAAATACGTACAGCAAAGCTGGGGCGTATATCCTGATGTGTTTGTGCCGTCAGAAAACACTTTTACATTTTTAAAGG encodes the following:
- a CDS encoding beta-N-acetylhexosaminidase, translating into MKKLFVSFGILLSVCGFTQQSVNIIPAPQKAELKAGTFALSPATKIVLISTDVQRSAAFLNNYLGKFYDTRLPFVIQAKAVKDDPEWQNVIVLNLNKSASGITGAYTLSVDNNKVYIESANEEGIFYGIQSLIQLLPLKKEKKGIMPVAQCEISDAPRFAYRGMMLDCGRHFMPAAFVKQYIDFLALHKMNTMHWHLTEDQGWRIEIKKYPKLTAVGSCRNGTIIGHHPGTANDNKKDCGYYTQEQIKDIVKYAAERYITIIPEIEMPGHASAAIAAYPELSCFPGENTPVAQGVQWSGDTTGKYVQQSWGVYPDVFVPSENTFTFLKGVLDEVMELFPSKYIHVGGDECPKDYWKRSQFCQDLIKEKNLKDEHGLQSYFISTMEKYLNSKGRNIIGWDEILEGGLAPNATVMSWRGETGGIEAAKQHHDVIMTPTTYVYVDYSQSKKEDSLTIGGYLPVETVYSYDPLPAQLSAQEQAFIKGVQANLWTEYISNPSKVEYMVFPRMSALSEVGWSSKNNKNWPDFKQRLLTQYKRYDLWQVKYNTKGINNGE